From one Bacteroides fragilis NCTC 9343 genomic stretch:
- a CDS encoding helix-turn-helix domain-containing protein has translation MGLRIKEVIKEKGMTVQTLADKMGINRVGLSNHINGNPSVAILEKIAIALEVSIQELFEKEPNKNINGYIEIGTEIFKITSFQDMKNIINRFNSTE, from the coding sequence ATGGGACTACGAATAAAAGAAGTTATCAAAGAAAAAGGAATGACTGTTCAGACATTGGCTGACAAAATGGGAATTAATAGAGTAGGATTATCTAACCATATTAATGGAAATCCTTCCGTAGCCATTTTGGAGAAGATTGCCATAGCACTAGAAGTATCAATTCAAGAGTTGTTTGAAAAAGAGCCAAATAAGAATATTAATGGCTATATTGAGATTGGAACAGAAATCTTTAAGATTACATCCTTTCAAGATATGAAGAACATTATTAACCGCTTTAATAGTACTGAGTAA
- a CDS encoding helix-turn-helix domain-containing protein: MKGEADITPEKEKAHQLYKEGKSYREIAKIIGKSDKTIKKWIEEYEEYCAKHEANEEVENEFSEVDSAEMRSAE; encoded by the coding sequence TTGAAGGGGGAAGCTGATATTACCCCTGAAAAAGAAAAAGCCCATCAACTTTACAAAGAAGGCAAAAGCTATAGAGAAATAGCTAAAATCATCGGTAAAAGCGATAAGACTATCAAGAAATGGATAGAGGAATATGAAGAATATTGTGCCAAGCACGAAGCTAATGAAGAAGTTGAGAACGAATTTTCTGAGGTGGATAGTGCGGAAATGCGGAGTGCGGAATAG
- a CDS encoding AAA family ATPase: MKIDNNETVFDYSTMNEIINEGMKEEKRKALYKNLWFEKELTILFGETNCGKSLLALQIAEEIAKGGEKVMYFDYEMNMSQLCDRYSNEECTKRYEFSENLIRARIDFDLECDFKARRERLFMRLEEAASKSNIKVFIVDNITCLHPNLSDTEQAARFTIEFRTFMNKLGASILLLGHSPKLQSKGVITLDRLGGSKQISNFIDACFCIGKTTGEINKVYIKQLKARSCPITLHEGRVLVCSIEKRDDCFIEFKEEGYADEKNY; encoded by the coding sequence ATGAAAATAGATAATAACGAGACTGTATTTGATTACAGCACTATGAATGAGATTATTAATGAGGGTATGAAAGAAGAAAAACGCAAAGCGTTATATAAGAATTTATGGTTTGAAAAGGAACTTACCATTTTATTCGGAGAAACAAATTGTGGTAAAAGCTTACTTGCACTTCAAATAGCAGAAGAGATTGCCAAAGGTGGCGAAAAAGTAATGTACTTCGATTATGAAATGAATATGTCCCAACTATGCGATAGATATTCCAATGAAGAATGTACAAAACGATATGAATTTTCCGAAAACCTAATCAGAGCAAGAATTGATTTTGATTTGGAATGTGATTTTAAAGCACGAAGAGAAAGATTATTTATGCGACTGGAAGAGGCTGCAAGCAAATCTAACATAAAAGTCTTCATCGTTGATAACATCACGTGTCTACATCCTAATTTATCTGATACGGAACAAGCTGCAAGGTTCACCATTGAATTTAGGACATTTATGAACAAGTTAGGCGCAAGCATTCTTTTGTTAGGACATTCTCCAAAACTGCAAAGTAAAGGAGTTATCACATTAGATAGACTTGGAGGCAGTAAGCAAATTAGCAACTTTATAGATGCTTGCTTTTGTATCGGGAAGACCACAGGAGAGATAAATAAAGTTTATATAAAACAACTAAAAGCCCGAAGCTGTCCCATAACTTTACATGAAGGGCGTGTCCTTGTCTGCTCTATAGAGAAACGAGATGATTGTTTTATTGAATTCAAGGAAGAAGGCTATGCCGATGAAAAAAATTATTGA
- the argH gene encoding argininosuccinate lyase, with product MAQKLWEKSVEVNKDIERFTVGRDREMDLYLAKHDVLGSMAHITMLESIGLLTKEELAQLLTELKDIYASAERGEFVIEEGVEDVHSQVELMLTRRLGDVGKKIHSGRSRNDQVLLDLKLFTRTQIREVAEAVEQLFHVLIRQSERYKNVLMPGYTHLQIAMPSSFGLWFGAYAESLVDDMLFLQAAFKMCNKNPLGSAAGYGSSFPLNRTMTTELLGFDSLNYNVVYAQMGRGKMERNVAFALATLAGTISKLAFDACIFNSQNFGFVKLPDECTTGSSIMPHKKNPDVFELTRAKCNKLQSLPQQIMMIANNLPSGYFRDLQIIKEVFLPAFQELKDCLQMTTYIMNEIKVNEHILDDDKYLFIFSVEEVNRLAREGMPFRDAYKKVGLDIEAGHFSHDKQVHHTHEGSIGNLCNDEISALMQRTIEGFNFQGMEQAEKTLLGRK from the coding sequence ATGGCACAGAAACTTTGGGAAAAATCAGTTGAGGTAAATAAGGATATAGAGCGATTTACCGTTGGACGTGACCGTGAGATGGATCTTTATCTTGCAAAGCATGATGTACTTGGTTCGATGGCTCATATCACGATGCTCGAAAGTATCGGATTGCTCACAAAGGAAGAATTAGCTCAGTTGCTGACCGAACTGAAAGATATATATGCTTCTGCGGAGAGAGGCGAGTTTGTAATAGAAGAAGGAGTTGAAGACGTGCACTCGCAGGTAGAACTGATGCTTACGCGTCGTTTGGGTGATGTCGGTAAGAAGATTCATAGCGGGCGTTCTCGTAATGATCAGGTGTTGCTTGATCTGAAACTTTTCACTCGTACTCAGATCAGAGAAGTAGCAGAGGCTGTAGAGCAATTGTTTCATGTTCTGATTCGTCAAAGTGAGCGTTACAAGAATGTTCTGATGCCGGGTTATACTCATTTGCAAATTGCGATGCCTTCTTCGTTCGGGCTTTGGTTTGGAGCGTATGCTGAGAGTTTGGTAGATGATATGCTTTTCCTGCAGGCTGCTTTTAAGATGTGCAATAAGAATCCTTTGGGCTCCGCTGCCGGATATGGCTCTTCATTCCCGCTGAACCGCACGATGACTACGGAATTGCTGGGATTCGATTCTTTAAACTATAATGTAGTGTATGCCCAGATGGGACGTGGAAAGATGGAACGCAATGTCGCTTTTGCCTTGGCTACGCTTGCAGGAACGATTTCTAAATTGGCTTTTGATGCTTGTATATTCAATAGCCAGAATTTTGGTTTCGTGAAGTTGCCGGATGAATGTACAACCGGATCAAGCATTATGCCACATAAAAAGAATCCGGATGTGTTCGAACTGACACGTGCCAAATGTAATAAGTTACAATCGTTGCCGCAGCAGATTATGATGATTGCCAATAATCTGCCTTCCGGATATTTCCGTGATTTACAGATTATAAAGGAAGTCTTTTTACCGGCTTTTCAGGAGTTGAAAGATTGTCTGCAGATGACTACCTATATCATGAATGAAATTAAGGTGAATGAGCATATCCTCGATGATGATAAATACCTTTTTATTTTTAGTGTAGAAGAGGTGAATCGTCTGGCACGTGAAGGTATGCCATTCCGGGATGCTTATAAGAAAGTAGGGCTGGATATTGAAGCCGGTCACTTTTCGCATGACAAGCAAGTACATCACACCCATGAAGGAAGTATTGGCAATTTGTGTAATGATGAGATTTCCGCATTGATGCAACGTACCATCGAGGGTTTCAACTTTCAAGGTATGGAACAGGCGGAGAAGACCTTGTTGGGGCGTAAATGA